In Sphaeramia orbicularis chromosome 5, fSphaOr1.1, whole genome shotgun sequence, a genomic segment contains:
- the cyp24a1 gene encoding 1,25-dihydroxyvitamin D(3) 24-hydroxylase, mitochondrial, producing the protein MRAQIQKVPQIVELLKKKSVGLQHFKPTSSVCVLEEKDAVEAAPCPHAASRAHSLDAIPGPTNWPLVGSLVELLRKGGLTRQHEALVDYHKKFGKIFRMKLGSFESVHIGAPCLLEALYRKEGNYPQRLEIKPWKAYRDLRDEAYGLLILEGKDWQRVRSAFQQKLMKPTEVVKLDSKINQVLVDFVSRIGNINNNGKIEDLYFELNKWSFETICLVLYDKRFGLLQETVNEEAMNFITAVKTMMSTFGTMMVTPVELHKSLNTKTWQDHTAAWDRIFSTAKVYIDKKLKTNANRAPDDLIGDILHQSCLSKKELYAAITELQIGGVETTANSMLWAIFNLSRNPGAQRKLLNEIREVVPPDQDPCGEHIKSMPYLKACLKESMRLSPSVPFTSRTLDKDTVLGDYAIPKGTVLMINSHALGSNEKYFDEGKLFKPERWVRENSTINPFAYVPFGIGKRMCIGRRLAELQLQLAMCWLVRDFEIVATDNKPLDVIHSGLLVPNRELPVAFIRR; encoded by the exons ATGAGGGCACAGATTCAGAAAGTTCCTCAGATAGTTGAGCTGCTGAAGAAGAAGTCAGTAGGGCTGCAGCACTTCAAGCCCACATCCTCAGTGTGCGTCCTGGAGGAGAAGGATGCTGTGGAGGCTGCGCCGTGCCCTCACGCCGCCTCCAGAGCGCACAGCCTGGATGCGATCCCAGGACCCACCAACTGGCCGCTGGTCGGCAGTCTGGTCGAACTGCTCCGGAAAGGAGGTCTGACAAGACAACACGAGGCACTG GTTGATTACCACAAGAAATTTGGAAAGATTTTCCGGATGAAGCTGGGCTCCTTTGAGTCGGTCCACATTGGCGCACCTTGTTTGCTGGAGGCGCTTTACAGGAAGGAGGGAAACTACCCCCAGAGACTGGAGATCAAACCCTGGAAAGCATACAGGGACCTGAGGGACGAGGCGTACGGACTCCTCATTCT GGAGGGTAAAGACTGGCAGAGGGTGAGGAGTGCGTTCCAGCAGAAACTCATGAAACCGACAGAGGTGGTGAAACTTGACAGCAAAATAAACCAG GTGCTGGTGGATTTTGTCAGCAGGATTGGAAATATTAACAATAATGGGAAGATTGAAGATTTGTACTTCGAGCTGAATAAATGGTCATTTGAGA CTATTTGCCTTGTCCTCTACGATAAGAGATTTGGTTTGCTTCAGGAGACAGTCAATGAGGAAGCCATGAACTTCATCACTGCTGTTAAAACG ATGATGAGCACTTTCGGTACGATGATGGTCACACCAGTAGAGCTCCACAAGAGCCTCAACACCAAAACATGGCAGGACCACACTGCAGCATGGGACCGCATTTTCAGCACAG CCAAAGTCTACATTGACAAGAAACTGAAGACGAATGCCAACAGAGCACCTGATGACTTAATCGGAGACATCTTACACCAGAGCTGCCTTTCCAAGAAGGAGCTGTACGCAGCCATCACAGAGCTACAGATTGGAGGAGTTGAAACT ACCGCCAACAGTATGCTGTGGGCTATTTTCAACCTGTCACGTAACCCTGGCGCCCAAAGGAAGCTGCTGAATGAGATTAGAGAGGTGGTGCCTCCTGACCAGGACCCCTGTGGAGAACACATCAAAAGCATGCCCTACCTCAAGGCCTGCCTCAAGGAGTCGATGAG GTTATCGCCATCAGTTCCATTCACGAGCAGGACCCTGGACAAAGACACTGTGTTGGGAGATTATGCCATTCCCAAAGGA ACAGTTTTAATGATCAACAGCCACGCACTGGGCTCCAATGAGAAGTACTTCGATGAAGGGAAGCTGTTCAAACCTGAGCGCTGGGTCCGGGAAAATAGCACCATCAACCCTTTTGCTTATGTTCCCTTTGGCATTGGAAAGAGGATGTGCATCGGCCGCCGGCTGGCCGAACTGCAGCTGCAGCTAGCCATGTGCTGG CTGGTCAGAGACTTTGAGATTGTGGCAACAGATAATAAGCCACTCGATGTGATCCACTCAGGACTTTTGGTTCCGAACAGAGAACTGCCTGTCGCTTTCATCAGGAGATGA